TTCGGAATAGGGTTAGAGCGATTGCAAATGTATGATTAATCGTACTGGGAAAAGGAGAAAAGGCTTTATTTTAAGAATACATATTATTATATATACATTTTCGGTAGTATGGGAAATGTTCGACCATGGAAACCGCAATAAAGGAGGACGGGGCATGTATCCGACGATCGGAACGCTGTTGGAACAGACAGCGGAACGACATCCGGACCGCGAAGCGATTTTGGATCTTCGTCAAAACCGTCGCGTCACCTATGAACATTGGAACCGACACGTCAACCGGTTGGCGCGAGCATTGGCAGATGCGGGAGTGAAAAAAGGAGATCGTGTTTCCGCTGTGTTGTACAACACCTTGGAATTGGGCTCGCTCTTTTTCGCGTGCGCCAAGTTGGGAGCGGTCTTCAACCCGATCAATTACCGGCTCTCCACTGAGGAGATTTCGTTTATCCTCCGGGATGCGGAGCCGAAAGTGGTCGTTTTTGAGTCGATGGTTGATAAACAGATCCGGCCCATCGCGGAACGGGAGGATGACTTGGTGTTTTGGTGTATCGACCAAGGCACATCATCAGGTTATGCGCAGGATTACTGGCAACTGGTCGGGCAAGTGCCGGAACTTTCCATCAATATCGATGTGGACGAACAAGACACCTTTTCCATCATGTACACCAGTGGCACCACGGGCAAACCCAAGGGGGTCATGCACCGTCACCGCGATCTGATCGAGCAGAGTCAAATCCTGATCGCCATGACGCAACTCACGCCCCGAGACCGCGGGCTGGCTGTCGCGCCCATGTTTCACGCGGCGGAACTGCATTGCTGTTTTCTCCCGCGGGTGCACATCGGCGCAGGCAATGTCTTGTTGCACCAATTCGATGCCCGCACCGTATTGGAGACCATCGAGCGGGAGCAAGTGACCATGTTGTTCGCCGCACCCACTATGTGGAATCTCTTGTTGAAAGAAAACGTGGAGGACTACGATTTGTCGTCGCTTCGGTTGGGCCTGTATGGGGCGGCACCGATGGCTCCGTCGATGGTCAGGACCATCCATGAGCGGTTGGGGATCGGCTTGGTACAGGCATACGGTATGACTGAAATGGGCCCCGCTGTCACGTTTCTCCTGCCGGATGAACAATTGAAAAAAGCCGGTTCTGCCGGGAAACCCGCCATTCATCACGAAGTGCGTGTGGTTAGGCCGGGAACGGATGGTCCCTCCGAACCGGAAGAGACCCTCCCGCCGGGGGAAGTGGGTGAAATTCTGGTACGGGGAACCTGCTTGATGCAGGGCTATTACAAACGCGAGGAAGCCAATCGCAAAGCTTTATACAAGGGGTGGTACCACAGCGGCGATTTGGGCTATCTCGACGAAGACGGGTATCTCTGGGTGGTCGATCGGATGGATGACATGATCATCAGCGGCGGCGAGAACATCTATCCGCGTGAGATTGAGGACGTATTGTACGAACACCCGGGTGTGTTTGAAGTGGCGGTCGTCGGTGAGCCGGATGAAACGTGGGGAGAACGCGTCGTCGCGTATGTGGTGCCCAAGGATCATGCGTTGACGGCGGAAACATTGGATGCGTTTCTGCGGGAGAGCGACAAATTGAGCAATTACAAACGACCCAGGCGTTATGTTTTCGTGGAGGCGTTGCCGAAAAACGCAAGCGGAAAAATTCAACGGTACCGATTGCGTTCCGGAGGGGTAGCGGGTGTCTCTGTCGTCCAGGAGGGGTCCGGTTGATGAAGTTGGCACACCAAGAAGAGGTGCAGGTGTTCCGCCAAACATTCCGCCGTTTTCTGGAAAAGGAAGCTGTACCCCATTATGAGCAGTGGGAAAAGGATCGGCTGATTCCGCGATCGTTTTGGAAGAAAATGGGGGAGAACGGTTGGCTTTGTCCCACCGTGGAAGAGCGGTACGGCGGGGCAGGTGCGGATTGGTTGTACGCGGTGGCCATCATCGAGGAGTTGGAACGCGTCGGTTCCGGGTTGGCCGGCATTGCGCTGCACAATGAAATCGTGGTGCCCTATCTCTCTGCTTTTGGAACGGAGGAGCAAAAACAACGCTGGTTACCGGGATGTGTCAGCGGTGACTTGATTACGGCCATCGCCATGACAGAGCCGGGGACGGGTTCCGACCTGGCCAATATCACCACGACAGCCCGACGCGAAGGGGACGTTTACGTGCTGAATGGGCAAAAAACCTTCATCACCAACGGGATTCACG
The Polycladomyces subterraneus DNA segment above includes these coding regions:
- a CDS encoding fatty acid--CoA ligase: MYPTIGTLLEQTAERHPDREAILDLRQNRRVTYEHWNRHVNRLARALADAGVKKGDRVSAVLYNTLELGSLFFACAKLGAVFNPINYRLSTEEISFILRDAEPKVVVFESMVDKQIRPIAEREDDLVFWCIDQGTSSGYAQDYWQLVGQVPELSINIDVDEQDTFSIMYTSGTTGKPKGVMHRHRDLIEQSQILIAMTQLTPRDRGLAVAPMFHAAELHCCFLPRVHIGAGNVLLHQFDARTVLETIEREQVTMLFAAPTMWNLLLKENVEDYDLSSLRLGLYGAAPMAPSMVRTIHERLGIGLVQAYGMTEMGPAVTFLLPDEQLKKAGSAGKPAIHHEVRVVRPGTDGPSEPEETLPPGEVGEILVRGTCLMQGYYKREEANRKALYKGWYHSGDLGYLDEDGYLWVVDRMDDMIISGGENIYPREIEDVLYEHPGVFEVAVVGEPDETWGERVVAYVVPKDHALTAETLDAFLRESDKLSNYKRPRRYVFVEALPKNASGKIQRYRLRSGGVAGVSVVQEGSG